A window from uncultured Desulfobacter sp. encodes these proteins:
- a CDS encoding tetrathionate reductase family octaheme c-type cytochrome, whose product MMKQKQAFVVSLLFTLFMLPAGPLPCTASTGGQEELAPGRVLAKQAVKEKKRWITADHSKFEILQQEFASGPEVTQACLKCHNEAALQFHKTIHWTWEAPGKDPDTPLGKGGYSINNFCINASSNEPRCTSCHAGYGWKDKTFDFTDQTKVDCLVCHESTGTYKKFPTGAGYPVNEPTVFKENNKTFNPPDWNKVAQSVGLPGRKNCGTCHFYGGGGDGVKHGDLDSSLIKPDKHLDVHMGTDGQNFNCTRCHSTSEHHIAGRIYTRPATESKKSLIEDDLTSKITCVSCHGREPHQHNAKANDHTDRVACQSCHIPKFARINPTKMHWDWSAAGKMKDGKPYTEKDEFGKPAYTTKKGAFKWEKNVVPEYFWYNGSIDHLTLKDTIDPSVEVAVSKPAGDMTDEKSFIFPFKVHRGKIPYDKINKKLVAPHLFPNDKTDKAAYWKGFDWNAAIRYGQEYSNLPYSGEYDFVQTSYVFPITHMVAPRDNVLACTECHIRDTGRLANLAGFYMPGRNHVALMDWIGWILVIGSVVGVALHGLGRFFTRN is encoded by the coding sequence ATGATGAAACAAAAGCAAGCATTCGTAGTTTCGCTGCTGTTCACCTTGTTCATGCTGCCGGCCGGCCCTTTGCCCTGCACGGCATCCACCGGCGGCCAGGAAGAACTGGCTCCCGGCAGGGTCCTTGCAAAACAGGCGGTAAAAGAAAAAAAACGATGGATTACTGCGGACCACTCCAAATTTGAGATTTTGCAACAGGAGTTTGCCTCCGGCCCTGAAGTAACCCAGGCATGCCTCAAGTGTCATAATGAAGCGGCCCTGCAGTTTCACAAAACCATTCACTGGACCTGGGAGGCCCCGGGCAAAGATCCTGACACCCCGCTGGGCAAAGGCGGATATTCAATCAACAACTTCTGCATCAACGCAAGCAGCAATGAGCCGCGCTGCACCTCATGCCATGCGGGATACGGCTGGAAGGACAAAACCTTTGACTTCACCGATCAAACCAAGGTGGACTGCCTGGTGTGCCATGAAAGCACCGGCACCTACAAAAAATTTCCAACCGGCGCAGGGTATCCGGTCAATGAACCTACCGTTTTCAAAGAAAACAACAAAACCTTCAATCCACCCGATTGGAACAAAGTGGCCCAGAGTGTCGGCCTGCCGGGCCGTAAAAACTGCGGGACCTGCCATTTTTACGGCGGTGGCGGTGACGGTGTCAAGCATGGGGACTTGGACTCATCCCTGATCAAACCCGACAAACACCTGGACGTCCACATGGGAACTGACGGACAGAATTTTAACTGCACCCGGTGCCACTCCACATCCGAACACCATATCGCAGGCAGAATCTACACACGGCCTGCGACTGAAAGCAAAAAGTCATTAATTGAAGATGACCTTACCTCAAAAATCACCTGTGTTTCCTGCCACGGCAGGGAGCCCCACCAGCACAATGCCAAGGCCAATGACCACACCGACCGCGTGGCATGCCAGAGCTGCCATATCCCGAAATTTGCCCGCATCAATCCCACCAAGATGCACTGGGACTGGTCTGCGGCAGGAAAAATGAAAGACGGCAAACCCTATACGGAGAAAGATGAGTTTGGTAAACCCGCCTATACGACCAAAAAAGGCGCATTCAAATGGGAAAAAAATGTGGTGCCCGAATACTTCTGGTACAACGGTTCCATTGACCACCTTACCCTGAAAGATACCATTGATCCGTCCGTTGAAGTGGCCGTTAGCAAGCCGGCCGGCGACATGACAGATGAAAAGTCGTTCATTTTTCCGTTCAAGGTCCACCGGGGTAAAATTCCCTATGACAAAATCAACAAAAAGCTTGTGGCCCCCCACCTGTTCCCCAATGATAAAACCGACAAGGCCGCTTACTGGAAAGGGTTTGACTGGAATGCGGCGATCCGGTACGGCCAGGAGTACTCAAACCTGCCCTATTCCGGGGAGTATGATTTTGTTCAGACATCCTATGTGTTTCCCATCACCCATATGGTCGCCCCCAGGGACAATGTCCTTGCATGCACCGAATGCCATATCAGGGATACAGGTCGGCTGGCGAACCTGGCGGGCTTTTACATGCCCGGACGCAATCACGTTGCCCTGATGGACTGGATCGGATGGATCCTTGTGATCGGATCGGTCGTCGGCGTTGCCCTCCACGGCCTGGGACGGTTTTTCACCAGAAACTAA
- a CDS encoding PAS domain S-box protein, protein MKISIRWAMVLGCLGLIWGMQILITWSSYVSSQRMLAGHACDVMQNIADLTMSQSKNHLQLAQSAALLTKRLLASEVVGSRNQHYDVLERYFLDQLSLYAHFAGIYIGLPDGDFFYVNRSDAHSPGGFRTKVIDHPDGVKRTRMIWRDAHGSMVETAEAPGDTYDPRQRPWFQKALAEREIIWTDPYIFFSSQKPGITVAGPIFDANGALQSIVGVDIEIDDLSTFISRLRIGKHGRAFMLNNNGDVVAFPDISKIKQVEGNTAHRVRMVKIDELDDELSREAFHSIKWQKTDDGLLKLDQSQFAKFTHNGKVYNTMFTQFADSHWPWMIGVYIPENDYLGALKENRLLNIWITLAFSVIATLVGLQLFRSITRPLMGLEKQALAIKQHDLDASFNTQSIFKEIDETATAFSQMKESLQTSEKKYRLIFENIQDIYFECTIEGEILEVSPSVEALIKRDRREIIGLNLTHFYKNADDYQRFLSKIFDDESVSDWEIPLENEQGEIAYGSVSATLKRNEEGDAQKIIGSLRIITDRKKAELKLRRYQDQLEDLVEERTRDLQKSNEQLRNEIEIRKEKEEALRRSEEKYRSIIENTNNGYYEVDLDGCLTFFNDSLAVILGYSVHELQGMDYSILLAAEARRPMPERSAETYRSGVNGNLSRLTITRKDGERRTVDVSTAPILDNNGEKIGYRGVVLDVSERLNAEAEKKQFQERLHQIQRLEGIGTLAGGVAHDFNNLLMGIQGNISLMMLRTGPSEYHYKKLKSIESCVSSGTKLTQQLLGFARGGKYMAKSLDFNQIVADTARMFGRTRKEVEIEENIEQGLWPVIADKNQMEQVLLNIYINAWQAMPDGGKIVIDAKNMVLNASFTKAFDIGPGRYVCVAITDNGVGIDTAIQSRIFEPFFTTKGMGRGTGLGLASAYGIIKNHDGAIDFVSQLGKGTTFYIYLPASDGDIDQEPALCEIISKGTETLLLIDDEDVILQVGQPMLESLGYTVMSATDGKTAVEMYQQLFENIDLVILDVIMPGMSGSAIFDALKQINPQVKVLLASGYSLSGQAEDILARGCVGFIQKPFSLEQLSVRLRDIFDS, encoded by the coding sequence ATGAAAATATCCATACGATGGGCAATGGTTCTGGGCTGCCTGGGGCTTATTTGGGGGATGCAGATTCTGATTACCTGGTCCTCTTATGTCTCATCCCAGCGGATGCTGGCCGGACATGCCTGTGACGTGATGCAGAATATTGCGGATCTGACCATGAGTCAATCCAAGAATCATCTCCAGCTGGCCCAGAGCGCAGCCCTTTTGACCAAACGTCTGCTGGCCTCGGAAGTGGTGGGAAGCCGCAACCAGCATTACGATGTTCTTGAACGCTATTTTCTAGATCAATTGTCCTTGTATGCTCATTTTGCAGGCATTTATATTGGTCTGCCCGATGGTGATTTCTTTTATGTCAACCGCAGCGATGCCCATAGTCCCGGTGGGTTTCGCACCAAGGTCATTGACCACCCAGATGGTGTTAAAAGAACCCGGATGATCTGGCGGGATGCACACGGCAGCATGGTTGAAACCGCTGAAGCACCTGGAGATACCTATGATCCCCGGCAGCGTCCCTGGTTCCAAAAAGCCCTGGCTGAGCGGGAAATTATCTGGACGGACCCCTATATCTTTTTTTCATCCCAGAAACCGGGGATCACGGTGGCTGGTCCTATTTTTGACGCAAACGGAGCGTTACAGAGTATTGTCGGTGTGGACATCGAAATTGACGATCTTTCCACCTTTATCAGCCGGCTGCGGATCGGTAAGCATGGCCGAGCCTTTATGCTCAATAACAACGGAGATGTGGTGGCCTTTCCGGATATTTCAAAAATCAAACAGGTCGAAGGCAATACCGCCCATCGTGTCCGAATGGTTAAAATTGATGAGCTGGATGATGAACTGAGCCGGGAGGCTTTTCATTCCATCAAGTGGCAGAAGACCGACGACGGACTGCTCAAACTTGACCAGTCCCAGTTTGCCAAGTTCACCCATAACGGCAAGGTGTACAATACCATGTTCACCCAATTCGCCGACTCCCACTGGCCCTGGATGATCGGTGTGTATATACCGGAAAATGACTACCTGGGTGCACTTAAGGAAAATCGTTTACTTAATATCTGGATAACGTTGGCTTTTTCAGTGATTGCCACCCTGGTGGGATTACAATTGTTTCGCAGTATTACACGGCCGTTGATGGGGCTGGAAAAGCAGGCACTTGCCATCAAACAGCATGATCTGGACGCAAGTTTCAATACTCAATCCATATTCAAGGAGATAGACGAAACCGCCACCGCATTTTCACAGATGAAGGAATCTTTGCAAACCAGTGAAAAAAAATATCGCCTGATTTTTGAAAATATCCAGGATATCTATTTTGAATGCACCATCGAAGGTGAAATTCTGGAGGTAAGCCCCTCCGTCGAGGCTCTGATCAAGCGGGACCGCAGGGAGATTATTGGTTTAAATCTTACACATTTCTATAAAAATGCCGATGATTACCAGCGGTTTTTATCCAAAATTTTTGATGACGAATCGGTGAGTGACTGGGAGATCCCGCTGGAAAACGAACAGGGTGAAATTGCCTATGGCTCGGTATCAGCCACATTAAAACGCAATGAAGAGGGGGACGCCCAAAAAATTATCGGTTCTTTGCGTATTATCACCGACAGGAAAAAAGCCGAACTTAAACTGCGCCGGTACCAGGATCAACTGGAGGATCTTGTGGAAGAACGCACCCGGGACCTGCAAAAGAGCAATGAACAACTGCGTAATGAAATTGAGATAAGAAAAGAGAAAGAAGAGGCGCTTAGACGCAGTGAAGAAAAATACCGGTCCATCATAGAAAATACCAACAACGGATATTACGAAGTGGACCTGGACGGTTGTCTGACCTTTTTCAATGACTCTCTGGCGGTTATTTTAGGATATTCGGTTCATGAGCTTCAGGGCATGGATTATTCCATTTTACTGGCTGCAGAGGCCCGGCGGCCCATGCCGGAAAGATCTGCTGAAACCTATCGATCCGGCGTGAATGGTAACCTGTCCCGTCTGACAATTACCCGTAAGGACGGTGAACGGCGTACCGTAGATGTATCAACGGCCCCTATTCTTGATAATAACGGTGAAAAGATAGGGTATCGCGGCGTTGTTCTGGATGTCAGCGAACGGCTCAATGCCGAGGCAGAAAAAAAACAGTTCCAGGAACGGTTGCACCAGATCCAGCGGCTGGAGGGTATCGGCACCCTTGCCGGCGGCGTGGCCCACGATTTTAATAATCTGCTGATGGGTATCCAGGGCAATATTTCGTTGATGATGCTCAGGACCGGGCCTTCGGAGTATCATTACAAAAAATTGAAAAGTATCGAGTCCTGCGTCAGCTCCGGAACCAAACTGACCCAGCAACTGCTAGGATTTGCCCGGGGCGGGAAGTACATGGCCAAATCCCTGGATTTTAATCAGATTGTGGCAGATACCGCCCGCATGTTCGGCCGCACGCGCAAAGAGGTTGAGATTGAGGAAAATATAGAGCAGGGTTTGTGGCCGGTGATCGCCGATAAAAATCAGATGGAGCAGGTGCTGCTCAATATTTACATCAATGCATGGCAGGCCATGCCCGACGGGGGCAAAATCGTGATAGATGCAAAAAATATGGTTCTCAACGCCTCTTTTACCAAGGCCTTTGACATCGGGCCTGGACGATATGTATGCGTTGCGATCACGGATAACGGTGTGGGGATCGATACTGCCATCCAGTCACGGATATTTGAGCCGTTTTTCACCACCAAGGGAATGGGCCGAGGCACGGGACTTGGCCTTGCGTCGGCCTATGGTATTATCAAGAATCATGACGGTGCCATTGATTTTGTCAGTCAATTGGGCAAAGGCACCACCTTTTATATATATCTGCCGGCCTCGGACGGCGATATCGACCAGGAACCCGCATTGTGCGAAATCATTTCAAAGGGGACTGAAACCCTGCTGCTCATTGATGATGAAGATGTCATTTTACAGGTGGGCCAGCCCATGCTTGAATCACTTGGATACACAGTGATGTCCGCAACGGACGGTAAAACAGCCGTTGAGATGTATCAACAGCTCTTTGAAAACATCGACCTGGTCATTTTGGATGTGATTATGCCGGGTATGAGCGGCAGTGCGATTTTTGACGCGTTAAAACAGATCAATCCCCAGGTCAAGGTGCTGCTTGCCAGCGGATACAGCCTCAGCGGCCAGGCCGAAGATATCCTGGCCCGGGGATGTGTGGGTTTTATCCAGAAACCGTTTTCCCTGGAACAGCTCAGTGTCAGATTACGCGATATTTTTGACAGTTAG
- a CDS encoding diguanylate cyclase produces the protein MYHRMLNIYMTTQDDRLITILQGVPPFDNFSHQFLRRPRIKKDDIKQCRIIILDFDTIHPDALKETFFAKNDQAVLIGCVGPDKLAILTDNHHLFDQVWIKPFTENKVQTSFARILKQIKMQEDCTLTTQYLNSLIDSVPDLIWFKDSRGSHLKVNNSFCRAVSKTKAQIEGRGHYYIWDLEPDEYAQGEYICLESEDIVLDKKETCLFDETVKCGDEFRKFKTYKSPIFDTDGTVIGTVGLARDVTDLQNLLVESNILIESLPFSVMVTDKNRTITSVNQKFIENFKLDRTELLGKCVDSLMDETHTFTRSKNWMLDHDQDNTTLLSKEMVLKIQEEKLLDTFGNPAGFIYLFTDITLEHQHKNKLLIDANTDHLTRLNNRRSLQDFMRKTPCKTDTALLLADLDNFKEVNDQYGHDEGDKVLVAFADLLKKTFPSEALFRLGGDEFAIILHGMKDPDTPKQYAEQLLSDFNTKLAHQFSHTNVSLSIGIAMAMYGPKEFGELFKRADMALYESKKSGKNTSTFWTR, from the coding sequence ATGTACCACCGGATGCTAAACATTTACATGACAACACAGGATGACCGCCTTATAACGATTCTTCAAGGCGTACCGCCGTTCGACAATTTTTCCCATCAATTTCTCCGCCGCCCAAGAATTAAAAAGGATGATATTAAACAATGCAGGATCATCATCCTTGATTTTGACACGATCCACCCTGACGCCCTTAAAGAAACTTTTTTTGCCAAAAACGACCAGGCAGTCTTAATCGGATGCGTTGGGCCTGACAAGCTTGCCATACTCACAGACAACCACCACCTTTTCGATCAGGTATGGATCAAACCGTTTACAGAGAATAAAGTGCAAACCTCCTTTGCACGCATCCTTAAACAGATTAAGATGCAGGAGGATTGCACATTAACCACCCAATATCTGAACTCGTTGATAGACAGTGTGCCGGACCTGATCTGGTTCAAGGATAGCCGGGGATCCCATCTGAAAGTCAATAATAGCTTTTGCCGTGCCGTTAGCAAAACCAAGGCCCAGATCGAAGGACGAGGCCATTATTATATTTGGGATCTTGAACCGGACGAATACGCCCAAGGGGAATATATCTGTTTGGAATCAGAGGATATCGTTCTTGATAAAAAAGAAACCTGTCTTTTTGATGAAACCGTGAAATGCGGTGATGAGTTTCGCAAATTTAAAACCTATAAATCCCCCATCTTTGATACGGACGGCACTGTGATCGGCACTGTGGGGCTGGCCCGTGATGTGACCGATCTTCAGAACCTGTTGGTCGAATCAAACATACTGATTGAAAGCCTGCCCTTTTCGGTCATGGTTACCGATAAAAACAGAACCATCACCAGCGTCAATCAAAAGTTTATTGAAAATTTTAAATTAGACCGTACCGAACTTTTAGGCAAATGCGTAGATTCTCTCATGGATGAAACCCATACATTCACCCGGAGTAAAAACTGGATGCTTGACCATGATCAAGACAATACAACCCTGCTTTCCAAAGAGATGGTCTTGAAAATTCAAGAAGAAAAACTTTTGGACACATTTGGCAATCCGGCAGGTTTTATATATCTTTTCACGGACATTACCCTTGAGCATCAACATAAAAACAAACTGCTCATAGACGCGAACACGGATCATCTAACCCGGCTGAACAACAGGCGTAGCCTCCAGGATTTCATGCGCAAAACCCCCTGTAAAACAGATACGGCGCTGCTGCTTGCCGACCTTGACAACTTCAAGGAGGTTAATGACCAATACGGCCACGATGAAGGCGATAAAGTACTGGTCGCCTTTGCCGACCTGCTCAAAAAAACCTTTCCCAGCGAAGCCTTATTCCGCCTGGGCGGCGATGAATTTGCCATTATTTTGCATGGCATGAAAGATCCGGATACGCCCAAACAATACGCAGAACAGCTGCTGTCAGACTTTAACACCAAACTTGCCCACCAATTTTCCCACACCAATGTTTCCTTGAGTATCGGCATTGCCATGGCCATGTACGGCCCCAAAGAGTTTGGCGAATTGTTCAAAAGAGCCGACATGGCCCTTTATGAATCAAAAAAATCAGGTAAAAATACAAGTACGTTCTGGACAAGATAA
- a CDS encoding uridine kinase: protein MGKLIKESDDKGRLHIDTPMLGESLVSKEFLKTTESGEYFRMHPDINVLKIGGQSIMDRGSKAIFPIVDELIKVKEDYKLLLMTGGGTRARHVYNIGVDLGMPTGVLSKLGDKVSSQNAVMLSVLLAKHGGVRIGHGDHLEQLTMFCRQGYLPITTGIPPYGFFEHPAQFGSIPPHRTDCGAFLLAENIGARSLIYLKDETGLFSKDPKKAKKKEKLDFYDKISVDELIELDLDDLIIERPILNMLKNAKCLKQLQIIDALRHPEKIREALEGKHVGTIVHK, encoded by the coding sequence ATGGGAAAATTGATCAAGGAATCAGATGACAAAGGTCGGCTTCACATTGATACGCCGATGCTGGGGGAATCCTTGGTGAGCAAGGAATTTTTAAAGACCACCGAATCCGGAGAGTATTTCAGAATGCACCCGGATATCAATGTGCTGAAAATCGGCGGCCAAAGCATCATGGATCGGGGATCAAAAGCGATTTTCCCCATCGTGGACGAACTGATCAAGGTTAAGGAAGATTATAAGTTATTGCTGATGACCGGCGGCGGTACAAGGGCCAGGCACGTGTATAATATCGGCGTGGATCTGGGTATGCCCACAGGTGTGTTGTCAAAGCTCGGGGATAAGGTTTCATCCCAGAATGCGGTGATGCTTTCCGTTCTTTTAGCCAAACACGGCGGCGTTCGCATCGGCCACGGGGACCACCTTGAACAGTTGACCATGTTCTGCCGGCAGGGTTACCTGCCGATTACGACGGGTATACCGCCCTATGGATTTTTTGAGCATCCGGCGCAGTTTGGTTCCATCCCCCCCCACAGAACCGATTGCGGGGCTTTTCTATTGGCTGAAAATATTGGCGCAAGATCCCTGATCTATCTCAAGGATGAGACCGGACTTTTTTCAAAGGATCCCAAAAAAGCCAAAAAGAAAGAGAAACTGGATTTTTATGATAAGATTTCAGTGGATGAATTGATTGAACTGGACCTGGACGATTTGATCATTGAACGTCCTATCTTAAATATGCTAAAAAATGCCAAATGCTTGAAACAATTGCAGATAATTGATGCTCTGCGCCACCCTGAAAAGATCAGAGAGGCGCTGGAGGGCAAGCATGTGGGAACAATCGTTCATAAATAG
- a CDS encoding helix-turn-helix transcriptional regulator, producing MEHKNLPGSGRQERYIQASILLGLIPAPSYGYELISTIQTFGFIEGTAPPGMVYRHLRQMEDDNLLSSQWDTEQAGAAKRIYTITDEGREVLDLWVQHMQDRADKLNGFIKMYRDKIE from the coding sequence ATGGAACATAAAAATTTACCGGGATCGGGCCGGCAGGAACGCTATATCCAGGCCTCTATCCTCCTTGGGCTGATTCCTGCCCCCTCTTACGGATACGAATTGATCTCCACCATTCAAACCTTTGGTTTCATTGAAGGCACCGCACCTCCCGGCATGGTCTACCGGCATTTGCGGCAAATGGAAGATGACAACTTGCTCAGTTCCCAATGGGATACCGAGCAGGCCGGGGCGGCCAAACGGATCTATACCATCACTGATGAGGGCAGGGAGGTGCTGGACCTGTGGGTTCAACATATGCAGGACCGGGCAGATAAACTCAATGGGTTTATAAAAATGTATCGGGATAAGATTGAATAA
- a CDS encoding DUF4242 domain-containing protein, with product MSKTNKYVMIHNSPEVDWETVKANWRKLAKIEAATWVRTYYNEKNGTRFCVWLAPTEEILKDIFTEIGISWESITQVEETVPDVWAGKWADDLAEAYHKFDM from the coding sequence ATGAGTAAAACCAATAAATATGTAATGATTCACAATTCCCCCGAAGTTGATTGGGAAACTGTAAAAGCGAACTGGCGCAAACTGGCAAAGATAGAGGCAGCAACCTGGGTCAGAACGTATTACAACGAAAAGAACGGCACACGTTTTTGCGTCTGGCTGGCCCCCACCGAAGAGATCCTGAAGGATATTTTTACCGAAATCGGCATCAGCTGGGAAAGTATCACCCAGGTAGAGGAAACCGTCCCCGATGTCTGGGCTGGAAAGTGGGCCGATGATCTTGCCGAAGCATATCATAAATTTGATATGTAA
- a CDS encoding sigma 54-interacting transcriptional regulator produces MENIQQAIEKNELLKRLLEAIGDGVFVLDPSGRIVAWNPAMEAITGYSFKDVNGKNCRILKFTQCFGKDCPSGINDCRILKTGKIIPTECTIRHRDGHGLSVSKNARVIRNDLGQIIGVIETVTDLTELKKTRLKMEKATRRLGQLNRLGGIIAKSQVMQNVFSFIKASAACETSIFIQGESGTGKELVAGAIHSIGERRTKPMITVNCSALPESLLESELFGHIKGAFTGAGRDRIGRFEQADQGTIFLDEIGEISPYIQLKLLRVLQEKEIERVGESRKRKVDIRIITATNKDLKSRVEEGLFREDLYYRLKVFPIYLPPLRDRREDIPLLVDHFIKLNNKLSDGTVTGMSKSALKIFMEHDWPGNIRELANAIEHAFVLCSGRQIEPEDLPVEIVGQRRCDRQSVQTIPNANPPHKKRRQNLDRERLLRILRKSGWNKAEVARQTGFSRAAIWKYMKKWDIPMQRE; encoded by the coding sequence ATGGAAAACATTCAACAGGCGATCGAGAAGAACGAACTGCTTAAGCGGTTGCTGGAAGCTATCGGCGACGGCGTGTTTGTGCTGGATCCCTCCGGAAGAATCGTCGCCTGGAATCCGGCCATGGAAGCCATTACCGGGTATTCATTCAAAGACGTCAACGGAAAAAATTGCCGGATACTTAAGTTCACTCAATGTTTCGGCAAGGATTGTCCTTCGGGGATAAATGATTGCAGGATTCTTAAAACCGGGAAAATCATACCGACCGAATGCACGATCCGGCACCGGGATGGACACGGGCTTTCGGTGAGCAAAAATGCCCGGGTCATTAGAAATGATCTCGGACAAATCATCGGGGTGATCGAAACCGTTACGGATTTGACAGAGCTTAAAAAGACCCGGCTGAAAATGGAAAAAGCCACCCGTCGCCTGGGCCAGTTGAACCGGCTGGGCGGCATCATCGCCAAAAGTCAGGTCATGCAGAATGTATTTTCGTTTATCAAAGCGTCTGCTGCATGCGAAACATCCATATTTATCCAGGGAGAGAGCGGAACGGGCAAGGAACTTGTGGCAGGGGCCATTCATTCTATTGGCGAAAGAAGGACGAAGCCCATGATTACGGTCAACTGCAGCGCGCTGCCGGAATCTTTGCTGGAAAGCGAATTGTTCGGACATATCAAAGGGGCGTTCACCGGGGCCGGCCGGGATCGGATCGGACGGTTTGAGCAGGCCGACCAGGGTACGATTTTTTTGGATGAAATCGGTGAAATTTCGCCGTATATCCAGTTGAAATTGTTGCGGGTACTTCAGGAAAAAGAGATAGAACGTGTCGGGGAGTCCCGAAAGCGTAAGGTGGACATCCGGATCATTACCGCCACCAATAAAGATTTGAAATCTCGGGTGGAAGAGGGCCTTTTCCGGGAAGACCTGTATTATCGGCTCAAGGTATTTCCAATCTATCTGCCCCCTTTAAGGGATCGCAGGGAAGACATCCCGCTGCTGGTCGATCATTTTATTAAGCTGAACAATAAGCTATCCGACGGAACTGTTACGGGCATGAGCAAATCTGCCTTAAAAATTTTTATGGAACATGACTGGCCCGGAAATATCCGGGAACTGGCCAATGCCATTGAACATGCCTTTGTGCTTTGCTCGGGCCGACAGATTGAACCCGAAGATCTTCCCGTAGAAATCGTTGGCCAAAGGCGTTGTGACAGGCAATCGGTTCAAACAATACCCAATGCCAACCCGCCCCATAAAAAAAGGCGGCAGAACTTGGACCGTGAGCGATTACTTCGCATCTTGCGGAAATCGGGATGGAACAAAGCCGAAGTTGCCAGGCAAACCGGATTTAGTCGGGCAGCCATCTGGAAATACATGAAAAAGTGGGATATTCCCATGCAGCGTGAATAA
- a CDS encoding ATP-binding cassette domain-containing protein produces the protein MNAAASIYTLKHIRHYYGSKKVLDIDEFSIPAGSILGLSGPNGSGKSTLLKLLAFAMTPSQGEIHFDGRREHPMSARVRSRVTLMTQTPYLLKRPVLDNVVYGLKIRKDAHNLKQRAAQAMAAVGLDFDEFHDRAWHQLSGGEAQRVALAARLILEPRALLLDEPVASVDGSSARLIRQASLAARDKWGCTLIIVSHDLAWLNTISDTRVSMEKGRIFSTHQEIILPPPYRKVETDGTVNWILPLSGDRHIRLPDKTGETALIQAEDISIVRTNENQSDEKNQVPVMVTQMALEPKTGHIEVDFDADAFRLTLLLPKEEAGTLNLQPGKQSFLVFDTRDIFWR, from the coding sequence ATGAACGCTGCGGCATCCATATACACCCTTAAACACATCCGTCATTACTACGGCAGCAAAAAGGTGCTGGATATTGACGAATTCAGCATTCCGGCGGGCAGCATATTGGGTTTGTCCGGGCCCAACGGCAGTGGAAAAAGCACACTGTTAAAGCTGCTGGCATTTGCCATGACCCCGAGCCAAGGCGAAATCCATTTCGACGGCCGCAGGGAACACCCCATGTCCGCCCGGGTCAGATCCAGGGTCACGCTGATGACCCAGACCCCCTATCTGCTCAAGCGCCCGGTCCTGGACAATGTTGTCTACGGCCTTAAAATCCGCAAAGACGCCCACAATTTAAAACAGCGGGCAGCCCAAGCCATGGCCGCGGTGGGTCTGGATTTTGATGAATTCCATGACAGGGCCTGGCACCAGTTATCCGGCGGCGAAGCCCAGCGTGTGGCCCTGGCGGCCAGACTGATCCTTGAACCCCGGGCCCTGCTGCTCGACGAACCTGTTGCAAGCGTGGACGGCTCAAGCGCCCGCCTTATCCGCCAGGCCTCTTTGGCGGCCCGGGACAAATGGGGGTGTACCCTGATCATTGTGAGCCACGATCTGGCATGGCTCAATACCATCAGCGACACCCGGGTCTCCATGGAAAAAGGCCGGATCTTTTCCACCCACCAGGAGATCATACTCCCCCCGCCCTACCGGAAAGTAGAGACTGACGGCACCGTCAACTGGATCCTGCCTTTATCCGGCGATCGGCATATCCGCCTGCCTGATAAAACCGGCGAAACTGCCCTGATCCAGGCGGAGGATATCAGCATCGTCCGTACAAATGAAAACCAATCCGACGAAAAAAACCAGGTGCCGGTCATGGTCACCCAAATGGCACTGGAACCGAAAACTGGTCATATTGAGGTGGACTTTGACGCGGACGCCTTCAGGCTCACCCTTTTATTGCCAAAGGAAGAGGCCGGGACATTGAACTTGCAGCCGGGAAAACAGAGCTTCCTGGTCTTCGACACCCGGGATATTTTCTGGCGTTAA